gatcttttaacctttcctttaAGGTCCACACCGCCCCGAAGCCGGGCGCTCCGAGAAAGGGATCCCGAAGCCTCGGGTGACCCCCTCCAGCAGGAGCCCCATGGCCTGCCAATTCCAGTAGCGGTTGAGCCATGGGCACATCGCACTTACGAGCACTGGCGTCGCTGCCCTGCgcccccatgtcccctttttCCCCGTACTTACCCCTCTTGAAACAGCAGGAGGCAGAGTGAGCCCCCACCACGATGGGAGCATTTGAGCTTCAAACAGCATGACCCACCCCACTTACATAGGCTGACGTTCAACTCCCTGCAACAACCTGGCCGTTGCTGCAAGGCCGCTGGGGCAGAGCCGCCCCCCAGGAAAGGAGGACAAACGCCGCCGCCGGGCGGCTTACGATGGAGAGCCAGGGGCCtaagtccatctgatcccacacTACAGAGGGCAAACCCGCAAGGCGCTGAAGAAATGTTTTTCATAGCGCCACCAACCCAGGCCGCCATAAGTATGACATGCAGCCCAAGTGGTGTCCTGGTAACAAAACAGCGCCACGCCGCACAGCCCGCTCCCCAACCACGCTCTCCAAAATAGTGAACCCTAAACCCAATTCCCAATGTATTAGGAATTTCCCATAACGGAACTATAGATCTTTGCCGCCCGAGTCCTACCCCCCCTAGTGCCCCAAGGGAAGAGCAACCCCCCAAGAGCCAAAGGGGAATACCTTGCGAGAGTGCGCAGGGGAGAGGAGGCGCAGCCCCCAATGAGGAAGAGGCCCAACTCCCCTCCAATTGCCGCGCTAAGGACCAAGCGCActgacccccacccaccggtgGACGCATTGTCGCACCAGTAGAGTACTACACTGAGCGCGGCTGACCGCTActctttgattattttttttttgtttgtttggtttttttttgtttaggttttagaaaattcattttttttttttttatttatctatttttttttttttttataaacccaaCATGAACCAGCATAGCGCAGACGCCCCAGCCAGCACAGGAAAACATTACTTACCTGACGGCACCCCAGGAACCGCTGGCGGCACCATAGAACAGACAGCAGCATGAAAAAAGGAGTTCATCACCTACAGCGAAGTTCCCATGGCAACTGGAGCTtcagacgccacctgctggacagATCCGGCAACTGCACCCAAAGCCTGAAGCAGCAGAGGAGAGAGGAAGAGCCAACGCTCCAGGACAGGAGGCTGCCGAGACAggtaaggagagggggggtgcgcggttcgatccgccccctattcgtcatcattgagtaaactttgaccctgtgcctcacggtcaggagacacattccagcaaatcagcagcagaccctcccttccacaccctcccacctccctctcagcatccattttagattcattctgaagctgcatgcttattgagaggagggaaagtgtagctgctgctcattagatagggaaattgatagctaggctagggtattcagtgtccactacagtcctgaaggactcatctgatctctgctgtaagaacagcaccccaaaaagccctttttagggctagaacatcagtctgcttttttttttgtgtaatgtaattgcagttgcctgcctgccagcttctgtgtcaggctcagtggatactgtgcccatttgcccagtgccaccactcatatctggtgtcacaatagcttaagcttgacatttaaaaataaattatttttcactgtaatagattgaatagcagttagttgtctgcaagcgtctgggtgtcaggccttcagagtgtgctctgcagacctctgccagtgtactttgccactcatatctggtgtctctatagcgtgcttttacaaagaaaaaacgtttttcagtgtaagctaatagcagtcagtgtccttaaccccttaaggaccaaacttctggaataaaagggaatcatgacatgtcacacatgtcatgtgtccttaaggggttaaagcgggtgtgtcaggccttcagcgtgtgctctgcagacctctgccagtgtactttgccactcatatatggtgtcctaatagcttgcatttaaaaaccaaaaaactttcactgttatagattgaatagcagttagttgtctccaagcgtctgtgtgtcaggcctgctcatctgcccacagtcaggtgtctgtcaaggacatgtttgagcgtaagaagccaatgtcagaaagtcacccccttgcccggcgtctgacagctggcttgtctgtactattagcccgccagtttttaccatacaagctggtggagtctgaggcattcaaaaaatttgtagctattgggacacctcagtggaaggtacccggccgaaatttcttttcacaaaaggcaatccccaacctgtactcgattgtgcaaaagaaagtaatggcatgtctggcacacagtgttggggctagggtctatctgaccactgatacctggtctgcaaagcatggtcagggcaggtatatcacctacactgcacattgggtaaacctgctgacggctgccaagcatggaatgcgtggctctgcagaggagttggtgacaccgccacgacttgcaggcaggcctgctgccacctactctactctactcctcctactccatcctcttccataacctcctcggctgagtcctcttctggctggggggagtatctgcagtaacacagagtatctgggaggagtatctacagtaacacagggtgtctggagggagtatctgcagaaacacagtgtgtctggagggagtatctgcagtaacacataatgtctggagggagtatctgcagtaacacagggtgcctggggggagtatctgcttgtaacatttatatgcactaaaaaaaaaaaaattgaaaaaataaaataaaatggttgcagcttccgaattaatctaaaatggatgctgtccagtaggtgggagggtctgatagggagggtgtgctgctgatttgctggaatgtgtctgctaactgtgaggtacagggtcaaagtttactcaatgatgacaaatagggggcggaccgaacatcgcatgtgttcgcacACGGtgtcgaacgcgaacatgctatgttcgccaggaactattcgccagcgtaccgttcgggacatcactagtgctaCAGTATCACGTTTTTGGGTCATACATAACCACAGGGAGGCTATACTGAATCTCCCTAGAGCTGGCGACCTAGGGCCAGACCTGATCCATCTGGCCACCCTGGAATGGgatctggagcaggactaccagcaCCTGCTCAGCTCAAGTCGGCCCCAATTTACCCTGCAGGCAGAGCAAGAGAGCTGGTTGGCAGATCCAGACCTATAGCCCTACAACTGGAGAGAcatcatagattggtcctgggaagacccatgGTATGGTGGCGGCCATCATAAGGCGTGACAACAATgagtggtgtttggtcatcgagtgcatggaactcaaattgtTCACTCAAGTGCGCGAACGTCGCTGAATGCTTACCTTCCGGGGATGTTAggctattcgaacgggagtcgaacgACGTTCGGTAAGAAGAAACTCCCAAACAAAAGAAATACACTGACTGTACTCACAAACGGCTATGTTCGGCATTTAGAACTTTACTTCGAATCCCCAAAGTAGACCTGTGACTTCCAGggtattcctgaacccctgaactgatctgagtgatttttggatatgttggtcagccagatcagggctatcaggggatgtgacatttgtggggatattgtgttttggggtacttttgggactttgtagaaatgttttttttttcctgcctggagataattgggttatcagctatactctcttCCCACTGAGAGCAGGATAGGGGCTACGGTGCCCGGTGttgtgcttatggtcctcagcgtcagtgtcagggtcttacctgagttgggagtctgtagcgcagatatgttgctcacccttgcagatagccacaggccaaggtggtcaggtaagaattcacccggcctgtgggtctgtgcacgggggctgtgcaggataaagtaccaatacgcagtacaggcaaggactgaaccagcaggatagtcgagggatagccgaggtcaaaggatgccagaggtcaggataaacgtagtcagaagccggggtcaataatacgaagcagatgaaacaggaacactggtacgaaacaggatcacaagatcaaagacttgacattgagcacagggcgaggctgggttttaataccctgctgatgaccgatcagagtcaggtgagacacagccaagtcaaggtgcagtccccggtgtagtagccatgccagggggctgctgtggctcagaggcagaaagcaggactaggattgaGAAGTTCCCCAGTTCAAGTCTCCTGTTGGGagctccaggagcgaccacgtctggctgtctgtctaactggtgagaaccgtgacagtacccccccccccctttaaaaacgacctcCGGGCGTAAGTAGGTTCTCCATCGTAATAATACACCTCTCCAAGGTCACTATCAGAATCCAGTGAGTCCCCATAGTCAAAGTCCTCAGTGTGGAATCCCTTAATTGcttgggatttcccagtaccagcttctggtacggctgaagaactgtccaggttttttaggttccgggtacaggtggcaagcacttccacaacttcggcaggagcagtgttcgtagctaacaatgctttttcgaacatttcaaggtcttctttacggaccgtagtgccattagaagcaatggcacaatccacaggtaaatccttttcaggtggacaggaagtagtggtggtaccaCAGGAAGTAACTTCGGCAGTAGATGCAGGTggctctggagcagggggtgtAGTTTCTCCCATGGAAGCCAAGCATGGGCAAGAAAAACGGCTCCCATGTAGCTTTTTAGGCTGGTATGCGGTGTACACAGGATGAAGGAAATTagtacccagtcggagagctggaaGTCTAGGAGGgcaaacaggacaaagcgtgatgaaatgCCCTTTTTCTCCACAGTAATATCACaggccatggcttctccttcggtccctttcCCTAGGTgtcactttgcagtggacaagtcctaattgcataggttcctcagggtcaagtggaacacaggatacctctggagttttcctgggaactggatcataagggggcatcactggggtgtggtgatggtactcggttccttggttatgaagactccgcgattttttagtacgtggagctggcttgggcatagtggtcttgcattgtgagtccatagcagtaataaaggattcccagctgacaaggacaggactcttcgtctgcaacatttggtgagcccaaactttgatgcgtccagacaacaggttgatagccgctctgaccctgatgaattcTGTGGCATAAGTTTGAGGCTTTAATGAAAACAACACCTCGCAATCCATCttgaatgactgaaaggacgtgcGGCTACCATCAAAtcggtcgggcatgatgacaaacggTTCTGGATAAGCTGGTTCCggggctggatgtactgcgcctttaagaaataaaatttcttgctgcagctccgaaacagtctgggccaggctggacacttgctggggcgagggtgagcacatctctgcggactccatattggtcaagtcttttgtcagggtcttacctgagttgggagtctgtagcgcagatatgttgctcacccttgcagacagccacaggccaaggtggtcaggtaagaattcacccggcctgtgggtctgtgcaggataaagtaccaatacgcagtacaggcaaggactgaaccagcaggatagtcgagggatagccgaggtcaaaggatgccagaggtcaggataaacgtagtcagaagccggggtcaataatacgaagcagatgaaacaggaacactggtacgaaacaggatcacaagatcaaagacttgacactgagcacagggtgaggctgggtttaaataccctgctgatgaccgatcagagtcaggtgagacacagccaagtcaaggtgcagcccccggtgtagtagccatgccaggatgaacaggaccggaatcagtagtcactgtataaagctgctgtggctcagaggcagaaagcaggactaggactgagaagttccccggttcaagtcccctgttgggaactccaggagcgaccacgtctggctgtctgtctaactggtgagaactgtgacagtCAGCTAGGAAGCTTTGATTGATGGACccacccagtcggggtggcagGCAGTCCATCACAACACCGATGATGTGATGATGCACGCACATCCGTGTCACTAGCGTAAAAAATTTCATTTGAGGCCCTTGGAAGCGACCAGCGGTTTTGAGAATGCCAGCATGATTTCCACCCGATCTACCATGGAGACTGGAGGGAGAACTGGCAAGAGGTAAGCTTAGCTTTAGTGTGTCCACGCTGATCGAGTGCGGACATGCTGTCATGCCGACCGTGCACGAGGTCTCCCCAGATCAGCAGTGTGACAGATAGCGAAGAAAAGTGATGTGGAGAATatctacaagtacctgggggtaccacaagaacatggcaaccatgaggaagaggcaaggagaacATCAGAGTACCTCCAGAGAGTCTGagaggtcctgaagtcccagctaaatggcaagaacaagatccaagccatcaatacatatgccctaccagtcaacaggtacccagctggaataataacctggcaagATGTCAAGACCCTCAAGTCTCAGATAAACCTCTCAATTGATCCATCAATGCTTTCTATggctcctatttttttttcagcTGATATAGATTTACTCCTATTTGGTTCTATTTGGTTCAGGGTTCCGCCCTTTTCGATGTGATCCCACTTTGTTCTGGGTACCCAAGCCCATGTGCTTGTAAGTCCACACCCGTTCACGTAATTATGTCATGGAAGCGATGATGTATGCGTTCCACGTCACTCACTGCCCGATTGGCTGTGAATAGTCCTTTGTTCATGTCATTCAGTGGGCAtgtagaaaaaaggggaagagtGGATATGATTAAAGTGCTTGTAACTAATAAACTTTTATCAAATCTTAATTAACTTTATTAAGGAAAAattaaaacaagataaaatatatgaaaattctAGTATAAAGCAGAATTCACACATACTAGAACTCTATCTATGTCTATGCACAAGATACATGAATAAACCAGTTTATTTATGGATGCATTCTTTTATATGGGAattaatttctttaaaatcttcCTTAACGGGTATATCCAATTATGTTAAATTTTATACCACCCCACCCATCCCCTAATAAAGATaaaaggagggggggaggtatatgttaaattattggacagattgtagaaaaaaatgtttatttaaatatttatgaaatGATGGGTAATGTGATTACTCCTATTTTTAAGCAGAATTTTAGAAGTATTTAAAAATGGATGAGAGAGGGGCTAAAGGATGGTtaagacacacactgatatacactatgtggggatgtagtgtatgcacctgtaTCACAAATCCACCTTCATAAACTTTCTACATTGTAAaactcatcctgctgctttttgcTACACTGTTATGACATGACCAACCATTGTGACATCATAAAAGCTAAATTGGCTATTGCTGGAATTCAGACAGGAACCTTGATCTtttcagccttgtgtttaagagcttttttggaaagctcccaccctacctgagcagaatgctctccccggctgttcccaccttctATAACCTCCGATTCAGTACCAGTACTTTAAGTAGTCtacctaaatacaaaataaaaatgttacgttcctctttttcctacagagcactgctattatggaataaccttccgGACACTTTCAAATCCCCTCCCAGCCTAAAATCCTTAAGAAATCCTTctttacatatctcaaaacagaatgaacCTGTAATAATGGTTGATtacatttcttacctgttctgtattaaatttatatatgtattaatattattttgaatATTCTATTGTACCCTGTTGTAACGATGTAGGGTtagtgggcccaggacatacattaaaatgagagaaatctcaatgtattatttctggtaaaatattttataaataaacaaataattaaatacaaacCTACCTTCACGTTCACTGTACATGTACACGGCATCCTCGAAGACATGAGGCCCTTTTACTACACTTGATATCCATATATAAGTGTCATGACATCTGTAAGCTCTTCCATTGCTTTTGCTTCCTGTCCTTGGCTGACAAAGAGCTTAAACCTCTCACCTATTAATATTCAGCTCTTTGTATCTCCATGGTACATGCAGGTAATTGTAAACAATGCCACCAGACATTCTAACGGAAGGATTCAGTGAAAGTAAACTGGAAAACATAACCAATGCTTCCCTGGTGAAACTCTGCCAGGTAACAGGGGGAGCGTCTAACTCGCCATATGTTTTCCAGCTTGCAAATATCTGGAATTTATGGTCTTTGTTTACAGCTTCCAGCCATGGAAAGCAGCCAGTGAGAGCTACAAACAGAGTGACTCCAAATGCCCAGACATCAATACTTGGACTCAAGTGTAGATATTGGTTAGGTTCCAGAATAGAAAGCTCAGGTGCCATGTATGGTATTATATGAGACATCGATGGGATGAATCTACCAAAACGTTCTGTTAGACCAAAATCTCCGATCTTGATGTTGTGGCATTCTTTATCCATAAGCAAGATGTTGTCTGGTTTCAGGTCTCTATGCACCAACCCTTGATTATGAATGAAAAACAATGCTTCGGAGATCTGAGCAGCACAACGCTTCACAATGTATTCTGGTAACCCAACCTAAaatattagagaaaaaaaaatgtcagtataTTAAGTAAAATATTCAGTAGagccaaaaataaaaatcttttacCAATATCATTCTCAAAATCATTATTTTAATAGGTCAGCTGATAACTCTCCTCTAGCAAACGTATGCCTCAAATATTGTGTTGTAAGCAGTGATTTACACATGCAATGTTGAATTATCAATGTATGCCATAATTAAAGTTCTAAAATATATATGCTGCTGAAAATAGAATATTAATTTTAGCTATTTCAATTGTAGGCAAGAGTTGACAGTAAATGTAATTAAGctctttttatatgttttatggaGATGGCTGTGTTTATTAAAACTTTAAAATTAAAGTTTTCAACTTTTTCAATGAATTCAACTTGAACATTGATAATGATTTAACCAAACTAAGATGCAGCTAGGACAGGTGTTGGTAACCAGCGGCCCTCCTGTTCTTGATGATATACAATTACAGCAAATATCCAATGCCAGTTATTGTTATAGTACATACATAAGGTATAGGGTATCAAGTTGCCCATGCCTAAAGTAGCATAGATATTCTAACAAGACGATTCATTGTTACTAATCTGCTGTAAAATACCACTGAGACTAATGAGGAGCAATTATACAGCTTATGCTCCTTACCTTCTCAACAATAATGGATTCGAGGGTCCCTGCTGTTGCCACCTCCTGGACGTAGACATAGTGTTTCAGGGTATCAAAGAAGTAGGGGTAGGTTGTAATGATACCCCTGTGATGAGACAGATAGACCGCAACCTTGAATTCCTTGACAAAGTCATCTTGGTGGGTTCTTTCTTTCTTCATCAGTTTTAGCGCCACTGATCGACCTTGTAAACATGATCAAGACAAATATTAAAACCATTTTCAGAAAAACAATCAACTATAGTAACATTAATGAGTCGGGAGTGACATGAGGATGTTAAATGTAATACTATTAAGACAGTTCTCTTTAAGTGCTCCAATATTTCTTTCCGAgtcctgtgtgtgtgcatgcgacacttgaaattaatttaatttgcctATTGTTTTGGCTGTGCCAGTACAGCaagatatacaatataaataaaaagacaaaaaaaacaaataaaaaaactaataaaaaaaaaaaaaaaacgaactttTAGGTGGCCACTAGGTTTTGCAAAAAGTGAAATTTCTGCTTAAAGTACACGTTATTATAGCCATTAACTATTCTAGATACTGTATGTTATTAGATTAACACACGTGTGCCAACAAAGGCTTTGGGGTTAATGAAACAGTCTGTACCTGCTAGCTTGTCATGAGCCAGTAAAACTTGACCAAAGGTCCCTTCTCCAAGCTTTTCAAGAACCTGGTACTGCTCTGGAATCATCTGGATCTCTTGGTTTTCGGATGTGTTTTCCattgcaatgagctggaaggcagGTTCTTTACTCAGATCTGAAGCGTAGACCTGAGGGTGCAAAATATTAGTTTTAAAAACTgcttttttataatcttttataaGTAAAGATAGATGCCTCCAGAAAGTGGTACAAAGATAGCAAAATGCATTTTTAGGGTGTGTTAATAGCCCTAAGGAATATTTTAATACGACTAGAGAGACTGTATAACAGATGGCAGGTGTATAATGTAATCAAGACATTAAATGTAAAAGTAGGTAGAactttatatagatttttttaataataaatgcaaattgtatatttaatgtataatTCAATAAACAGTATTTAATACATTGAATTGTTCTTTTAACCAAATCAAATTTTGAACCAACGTCTGTTggtattccagatccagagtgtCCTGACTAACCCCAAATGAATTATATGCTATGAATTAAAGGACAGAACCAGTTTTACAAACCAAGCTACACATTAAAACATTTATCTCTCCACCTACTGTGTAATACAACTTTCAATCACGTTATAGGTTGGCTGAGACTTACGTGACATTTAGTCCAACATATACGGAGAACCAAATGTTATTCATCCAACAGGAATAACAATCATGTACATTTTATTCCCTGAACATCTAATTGTTTAACCAAATACTAAAATATAAGGTTTTAGTTTCTTTAAACAAATTTTGTTGTATAGAAAATTACCAAATTTCAATCTAGAGGAGCTGTAGACTGTTTACATCTCTACTATTTTAACCTACTCTTTGCAATTTATCTACATATCACACTCCATTCAGACATGTATCAGTTTATAAGGAAGTGTAGATCTTACCTTTAAAATCTTACAAACAACTTTGGGTTGAGATATCACTTTGGAATATGGCAAACGTGATCTCTTTCACAAGTTCAACACATGGAAATTTTCTCCTGGAGTCCAATGTCTTCAAGAGGTTCCTGCTAAACCAACAAGAAGACAAATTCTGAAGGCTGTAAGCATGCTAATGGTCTTTTATAGGAGAACTGCCCTGACTAAACCATAAACCCCTCCCTTAATTAAATGCAAATTGAGTATCCCACCAATAGCCTATGTCATGTTAATAGGTGTGAAGATTTCTATTGGTCAGTGTTCAAGCAGTGGGTGGAGAAAAGtaattatatgtaatatgttaattaGAAACAGACAGTATCTGTCATATTAGCATTATAATTACTTTTTAAGAAGAAATGTGTAATGTAAACATAGTATAAACCTTGTGGAgggaaacttaaccccttaaggactggactttt
The nucleotide sequence above comes from Pelobates fuscus isolate aPelFus1 chromosome 4, aPelFus1.pri, whole genome shotgun sequence. Encoded proteins:
- the LOC134609328 gene encoding serine/threonine-protein kinase SBK1-like, translating into MPCTCTVNVKVYASDLSKEPAFQLIAMENTSENQEIQMIPEQYQVLEKLGEGTFGQVLLAHDKLAGRSVALKLMKKERTHQDDFVKEFKVAVYLSHHRGIITTYPYFFDTLKHYVYVQEVATAGTLESIIVEKVGLPEYIVKRCAAQISEALFFIHNQGLVHRDLKPDNILLMDKECHNIKIGDFGLTERFGRFIPSMSHIIPYMAPELSILEPNQYLHLSPSIDVWAFGVTLFVALTGCFPWLEAVNKDHKFQIFASWKTYGELDAPPVTWQSFTREALVMFSSLLSLNPSVRMSGGIVYNYLHVPWRYKELNINR